A window of Cryomorphaceae bacterium genomic DNA:
CGGGTAATGGTACCGGCACACTCGTCGCCGTCAACGATGTCGCCACCGTGGGTGATGCTTACGATACCGCAGTTGTCAACAGCCGTAATAAGGCTGGTGTCGGGAGCAGGTACGTCATCAATACAGTCGTAGCTGGCATCGGGCGCACACTCGGTGATTACCGGAGCCTGATCGTCGAACACGAAGATGCTTTGTGAAGCCGTAGCGTTGTTGCCACAGTCATCGGTAGCACTCCAGGTGCGGATGATGGTGTAAGACTGAGGACACTCACCTTCTTCGATCATCTCGCTGAAGATCACATTCAACTCTTCGGTGCAGTTATCGGTAGCGGTTACTACAGCCGGCTCGGGAATGTTGTCGCAGCTTGCTTCGGTGTCCATTGGAACACCAGCCAATACAGGCGCAATAGAATCGTTAAACGCGATAATCTGTGAGTACTTGGCGATATTACCGCACTCGTCGATTGCATCGTAAATACGGGTAATAAAACCATCGCACTCGTTTCCATTCATGATGTCACCGGCGTGAACAATTTCAACAGGTCCGTCGCAGTTGTCTTCTGCTTCGAGGAGTGCAGTATCCGGAGCGGGAACATCACTGAAGCAAGAAAGGAAGAGGTCATCAGGCACCATAGTAAACTCGGGCGCAATGGTGTCTTCTACCAATATCACTTGCTCAATGGTGGTGCTGTTTCCACAGTTGTCAGTAGCAGTCCAGATGCGGGTAATCTCGTAAGAGCACAAATCTGTGAACTGAGGTCCTTCCTGTCCGTCGAGGAAGATGTTACCCCAACCAGCTACGTTGTTTCCATCGTAGAAACCGCTGAAGTAGAAGCGGGTGTACATACCCCACTCAGTGTTGCGATTGTTGGCTACGTCTCCAAGCTGGAAGCCATTACCTACTGGCAGATCGGCCTGGGTAAGGTTCAGGAAGAATCCTTCGTAGTCAAGTACTCCAATCAGCTTGCTCAACCCGGGGTTGATGGTGTAGTAGCTCCAGTCGTTGTATTCATTGGTAACAAGGTTGTTGTCATCAATGTAGATGCCACCATCTTCGTTCCACTCATCCCATGCTTTTCCATTCTGGAGCCAGAGATCAACTTCCCAACCTTTTTGGTTGTAGGTTGTGCTGATTACCGTTCCTTGCAGTCGGGCATTTCCATCAGAATACTGAATGATAGATGCTCCATCCTGGAACTGGTACTTGTCATTTCCTGGCAGGAAGGTGGCCAGACGCAGTGCAAAGTCATCACCTACAGCAGTGGTAACGCTTGAGATGCTTTGAGCACTGGTAAGTTCGGTGAATGAAATAGTCACCTCGTCTGCACAATTGTCGGTAGCAGTGAGCTCTTCTGGCTCGGGCACATCATCCGGACATTGAACCACCAGATTATCAGGAACAGAATCAAACTCGGGAGCAGTGGTGTCAACGATGGTAATTACCTGAGTGTGCGACACAGTGTTTTCGCAAGTGTCGGTAGCGGTCCATGTACGCAAGATGGTGTATGCCTCGGGGCAAGCACCTTCCTCAGTGGTTTCACTGAATTCTACAATAACATCAGCATCACAATTGTCGGTAGCGGTTACCATTGCAGGTGCAGGGATTTCTTCGCTGCACTCAATGGTTGTATCAGCCGGCAGGTTGTGAAGGGTAGGAGCAACGGTATCAACCAGGGTAATGAACTGCTCAAACACTGTTTGATTTCCACACTGGTCGGTTGCAGTCCATACACGCTGAATCACACCGGGGCATCCACCTGAGAAGAAGGTCTCTTCAAAATCGATATCCACCTCGCTGCAATTATCTTCAGCCTCCAAATCTGCAGGATCGGGCACGTTTGCACAGTCAACTGAGATTTGCATTGCTGGCGGATTGATAAATACCGGTGCTACATCGTCGTTGTAAGTAATGGTTTGCACGCACTCAGTGCTGTTACCACACTCGTCAGTTGCAACGTATGTGCGAATGATTGTTCCTTCACAATCATCACCGTCCCATTCATCACCTGCGTGTGTAATGGTTACCTCACCACAGTTGTCAGTTGCTGTTACCAGAGAGATGTCGGCAGCAGGAACATCATCAATACAGCTGTACTCTGCATCGGCAGGGCACTCGGTAACTTCAGGGGCGGTTTCGTCAACGATTGTAATAACCTGAGAAGCTGCAGTAGTATTTCCGCATTCGTCAGTGGCCATCCAGGTACGGGTGATGACAGATGCCTGTGGGCACTCTTCATCCTGCTCAACCGTTTCGTTGAACATGACAGCCATTGCAGCAGTACAGTTGTCTGAAGCAACTACATCAGCAGGAGCAGGAATTTCTTCTTCACATGAGAGCGTGATATCTGCAGGTACACCGGCCAATACGGGTGCAACTGTATCTGCAACAATGATGGTTTGAATGTATTTGGCAAGATTACCGCAAACATCTACTGCATCAAACGTGCGATTGATTACTCCGTTGCATTCGTCACCTTGAATGAAGATATCTCCTGCAAAGGTGATTTCTACGGGACCACCACAGTTGTCCTCGGCGGCGAGCTCAGAAAGATCAGGAGCAGGAATGTCAGCAAAACACTCGAAGAAGAGGTCATCAGGAGTTTCAGTAAACTCAGGAGCTGTAGTGTCTTCAACGGTGATGGTTTGGTTTACGATGTTCACGTTTCCGCAGTCATCGGCGGCAATGTAGAAGCGCTCAATTTCGTAAACGCAAAGGAATTCTGTTTCAGGGTTATCTTCACACTCCTTGTCAACATTGATGTCACCGTGACCGGAAACACTGTTTCCATTCAGCACACCCTCATAGTGGAACCAGCCGGCAAGACCGTTATTAGAGTTTTTGCCGTTGGCAGCAATACCGCACTGGAATCCGAAGAAATAGTTGGCAGGCATGTGGCTCAACTGGAGGAATGAACCTGCAAATTCACCGGCGCCAATCAGGAATGAGTTGTTGTTGTCAAGCTCGTAGTAGTCCCAGTCCAGGTAATTGTCTTCTGCGAGCATGAGGTCATCTTTGTAGCTTCTGCCAAGCTCGCTCCAGTCATTCCAGTCGCGCTTGTTCTCGAGTCGCATGAAAACTTCCCACTGTTGGTTGGGGTTATTGATCGCAGTGACTGTACCGGTAATGATCGCAGAACCGTCAGCATACACTTCCATGGTACCCACTCCTGGTTCAAATACGTAGTAGTCGGTTGCACCAGGAAGGTTAAAGAGAACAATGCTCCAGTCAACACCTGGGCCAACCGCGGTGGTAAGTTCGCAGGTTTCGTCACCAGGGAAAATGGGAGTTTCGAAGTACCATGCGCTCACGTCGGCGGTACAGTTGTCAATTGCAGGAATTTCTACAAAAGGAGGAACGTCTTCTTCACACTCGACAGCTATGTCTTCGATGTCTTCTATGAACTGAGGAGCTTCGGTGTCGTTGTATTCAAACACCTGCGTGCAGGTATATTCGTTTTGACACTGGTCGAATGCAACGTAAGTGCGCGTTACAGTACCTGTACACTCGTCGCCATCAACCACGTCACCTTCCCATGAAACCACAACATCACCGCAGAGACCGGAAGTATCAACAGCATCGGTATTGGGTTCAGGTACGTCAGTTGAACATTGCACTGTTTCACCTTCCGCACAAACAATGGCTGCGTTGGGATCGTTGCTGGCAATGATGTTTTGTACACAGCTCAACCCTTCAACTGTGCTGCCGTCAGGAGCAACGATAAACCAGGTGCGGTTGATTTCGGTAACGGGGCAAGTAGAAACAACCTCATCGGTGTAGTCTGCTGAATATATTCCTTCTGGATCACCCGTGATGGTAGCATTACCTGTAACTTCGGGGTCGGTTCCTTGCTGACAGAAGACGGAAGCATCTTCGGGGCATTCAATGTCAACACATACGTTTACTTCCACCCAAACAGGGTTGGTCATTTCATAACATCCTTCCTCGGCATCAGCATCAATGTCTGCGATATTACCATCTACTTCGAGGCCGGTGATTTCACCAGCGTAAGAGATGCCGTAGATGGCATACAATGCCGGGTCGTATCCTTCAAAGTCAAAATTTCCGCTTTGGTTAATCTCGAGGATGTCGCCATCAGCGTTGGTAAGTACAAAGTCGTAAAATTCACTCGGAGTAACTGCACTTGTCAATACCTGCACGGTTTTGTCGGCGTCGGTATTACAGATCTCCACATTGTTTCCGGTAAGTGAAGGAGAGGTAAGGTTACCTGCCTGGCAGAAGAAAATGGAGAAGCTGCTTCCTTTGATGAAGACGCCGGAGTCGTATATCGCATCGGTAACGTCAGCGATAGCAAAACGGAAGGTGTAGGTAGAGTCGGGAACTACAGCAACATTAGCAGTAAGAACAACTGTAAAGCCGTTGTAGGCAATGCTTGAGCCGTTGTTGTTGTTAACGTAGAACTCCGGGAAGAAAGGAGCACAAGCCTGACCGTTATCATTGATGTTGTTAATGGTAACAGGGTGACTGGTGCCTGGCACCAGCGCCACATTTGTGTTGGCGTACAATCCACCATCTGGATTGGGGCCATTCACAAAAAACGCAAACACATCGTTAAAGCTTGAGCAAACAAATTCGGGGTACTCTTCAGATCCGAAAACGTACTGAACCGAAATGTGATTGTCGGTAGGCACGAAGTCGAACTCCAGAATACAGGCGTCGTTGGTGCTCAGACCACCAACCAATGCAGCTAATGCAGCATCTCCGGATGTGTTGTGCGCTGTTGATGCGAAGAAACTGGCCGGATTGGCGACTTCAGTGGCTAAGCCGGTCGTTAGAAGTATGCCTTCGTCCAGGTTCAGGTTCGTAGCATCTCCGTTGCTAAACAGTCCTGCGCCATTAGGGCCGCAGGTAAGAGATACGTTGCTCACAGATACACCACTGCCTACAATGGAGCTGGCAAGTTGATGAGCATCTGATGAGCTGACAACATTGAGCTGCGCTGATGCCGGGCTGGCTATCAGGCAACACAACGCGATCATCATACTTGTAAAATGCGCGTAAAAGTTTTTCATGTTAGCGAAATTAAAGGGGGTTTCTGAATACAATAGGTTTGAGATGAATTACTCACCAATAGGGTTTTCTTCCAAACGTTCAGCGAAGTGCGCGTTCCAGGCAGCTACATCCCAGTTTGGTTTGTTGTTGCCTTTCACAACGAGAAGCACTTTGCCCTCAGAAGGCATGCCGCGAAGAAGAAAGTTTTCGCAACAACGAGCCTGAAAATACTGCGTCATTTCTGCCGGACTTTCAAAGCTCATATGCGAAACGTCGATGATGAAGTGGCCGTCTGGCTCATCGTTCGCGTTAAGTTCGATGAATCCTTCGGGGGTTAGATTGGCCAAACGCACGTCTTGTGCTGATAGTGTTCCGAAAAGCAAGAGCCCTACAAAAGTGAGCATGCTTGTTTTAATGAGGGTAAGTAGTTGTTGCTTCATAGCTATGTGTTTGATTTTACGTTTTGAAAAAGTTTCAATATTTCGACTTAGTGAAAATTGACCACGACAAAATTCTGATTTTCGTAGATGAATGTCAAGGGAATGATGTTAAAATGTAGTTTGTTGGTGTCAAGTGCCTGTTTATCAAATCAAAATAATGCAGTTCCATTTCCAGGGAAACCTGGAGCAACGGAAATGTGTTTGTGTCGGTATTATTGTAAAGTTCTCGTTATCAATTTTTTTAGAGATTACTCTGCCTAATGGCACTAAAAAAGGGTCGTTCATAAGTACGACCCTTTAACCTTCTCAAATCGAGATATAATGTCCCCGTAGGTTAGTCTCTGAAATAAATCTCTACCCTTCGGTTGAGTTGGCGTCCCTCTTCTGTGGCATTGGATGCCGCGGGCTGCTTTTTGCCCTTGCCGGCAATTTCAATTCTTTTTGCGGCAATGCCTTTTGACTCCAAATATTCTCTGGCGGCATTCGCCCGGTTTTTCGATAGCGGAAGGTTGTATTCCTGGCTACCGCGATCATCACAGTGGCCTACCAGACGTACATTCAAACCGGCATCTTTTTTAAGCTCTTCAACTACAACGTCGAGTACTTCCTTGCTTTTGGTGCGCAGAAAATATTTGTCGTAGTCAAAGTAGATGTTATCCAAAGCCTGATTATTTGCAATTTGGCTGCGAGGGTCAATAGGCTTCTGGTCTATTCCCACCACCTTAATGGTATCGTCTTCTTCGAAAACTCCATCATCACCAAGTTTGGGGTCAGCCGTGTCATCTTCTTCAGCAATCACAGCGTCGTCATCATCTTCTTCCTCTTCAACCACCAATCGGGTGCTGTATATGTTGGCAATGGTGTCGTTGCGGCTACTGCAAAAGAAGGCTGTTCCATCTTCGTAAAGAGAAAAGTAGGCATCAAAATCTCCGGAGTTCACTCCAGAGAGGTTTACCGGAACACTCCAATTGGTCCAGCCTTCATCTTGTCGGTCTGAGTAAAAGATGTCATATCCACCCATTCCGGCACGTCCGTCGGTAGCAAAGTAAAGTCGTTGTCTGTCGGGAGAGAGGTAGGGTGAAATTTCATCACCTGTTGTGTTGATTCTCTCACCCAGGTTAACAGGAACATTCCAGCTTCCCTGCTCATCCTTGAGTACAATGTAGAGGTCATTTTTTCCTTTGGAGAAGTTATCCTGCATGGATATGAACATGATATCTTCTTCAGGAGTGACATAAAAGCTATAGAACTCATTTACCGGATTCACGCCAGGAACTTTTTCATTTACAGGTGTAGTCCATTTTCCTTCCTGATAGGTAGATTTCGACAAACCGATGCCAGTTTGGTTGCGGCGCTCATAAGTGTTCACCAGATAAATGGTGTTGCCGTCCTCGCTGATTCCGGCCACGGCATTGTTGCCTTTTGAGTTGAGCGGCCCGAGATCGTTGGAGGCATCGCTCCAGGTGCCATCATCGTTTTTTCGGCAATGCCAAATGTCGTGGCCACCTTTTACACCGCCTGTGTTATCAGGGTGAAAGGAGCGAACAAAGAACAGCACGGATCCGTCTTTCGACATCAAAGGCAAGCTTTCTTCGGCAGCACCGCTGTTTACCGCATCAGGCATTTTTTCGGGATTCTCGAATCGCGGCACCTGAGCTTCTACAGACATCAGGCTGAAGGTCCAAACAGCCATCAGGGAAACACAAAGTCGTAATAGGTTCATGAGCGGCACTGTTTTAGTTTTTAAAGAGCATTAGTCCGAGTACAATTTCGTGGCTACCACTGCTGAAGGTGTTCAGGCCGGATAGCGTGTAGTCGTATGAGTATCCAACACGCACAAGGTCAGCAATCGTAATTCCCAGCATGGCAACTACGGCATCTTCGTGACGGTAACCTACCCCAAGCCAGAATTTCTGCTGATAGTCAAGGCGCATGTTTACATCAAACGAGAGTGGGGCAGGCCCCTGGTATCGAAGCATGGTGCTTGGTGTTAGACCAAAGTTTTCGCCAAGCCCCAATCTGTAGCCCGCAACCACATAGTGGTGGTCTGCAAGTCTTGCATCGCTAAGTTCATTGCCTCCAAAGGCAATTTGATTTCTCATGAGCTGGTACAAACCATAGCCGATAAAAAATCTGTCGCTGTAGAACATGGCACCGAGATTCAGGTCAAACATATTGGCTTGCTCTCCCTGGCCCACAAAGCGGTTAAATGTGTCGTCATTGGCATCTTGCAGAGTGATGCGGTTCAAGTCGAACTGCATTCCTGTCCAGCCCAAAGATGCACCCAGGGAGAAGTTGTACTTCTTACCTACAGGAATATGCAAGGCGTACCCCAAATTGATAAATGTTCGTTGAAACGGACCGTATTCATCTACCATTGCAATACCACCTAAAGCGTGCTTCAGCTTTCGTTTTCCGGTTTCGGCCGGTGCAGCGTACAAGTCAGGTCGGCTGATGGGGATAGATAATGAAGGGCCGGTATCTTTATCCTGCTTACCCAACACACCTGTTGCGCTGAGGTAGTAGGTTTTAGGCGCATCATCTATTCCAACCCATTGCTGTCTTGTGCTCAGGTTGATGTCGAGATAGTCATTCATACCCGCAGCAGCCGGATTCACAACATACATATTGTGCATATACTGACTGTACTGTGGCAGTTGCTGGCTGTATGCAACTGAAGCTATGAACACCAGGGCTAAAGAGCTTAGATATCTTTTCATGGCTGTGTTTGTCTCTCAGTTTATCGGATGATGGTTACGGTACCAACTTTGGGTTCGGACCCGTCTTTGAAATCAATTACGTAGTAGTATGCCGCAACCGGAAGTGGTTGGTTGTTGTAGGTTCCATCCCAGGGGTCGTTGTATCCTACGGATTCAAAGATTTTGTTACCCCAGCGGTTGTAGATCATCACTTCGGTAATGGGAGTTACACCGGGGATGTTCCAAACATCGTTGGTGCCGTCGTTATCGGGGGTAAATCCACTTGGAATCTCGAAGAACACGGTTACGGTAACCTGATCTTCGTAACGGCATCCGTTTTCGCTGGTGTAGGTTACCGTGTAGGTAGTGGTAACAGTTGGTGATGCAACAGGGTTGGGGCAGTCGGTACAGCTCAAGCCTGTGGCGGGTGACCACTCGTAGGTGCCTCCTTCGGGAGTTCCCGTGGCTTCAAGGTCTGCCGATTCACCTGGTCCGATGGTTACATTCGGGCCAGCATTTACGCCACCTTCAGACTCCACGATGATGGTCACAAAGTCAGTGGTAGAGGGGCAAATATCTCCACCGATTACTGTCCAGCTCAACACGAGTTCACCGGGCTCAATGTTCGAAACTGTTGCGTTCGGATCGCTGGGGTCGGAAATATCTGCTGAGCCACTCACGATCTCCCAAAAACCTACTCCCTCGCCGGGGTTATTAGCTTCCAGGGTTGTTTCGTTGCCGTCGCAAAGCAGTTGGTCAGGTCCGGCATCTGCCGCGTCGGGGTCTTCTTCAACCGTCACGGTAAAGGTGCAGGTGCTGACGTTACCCGATGCATCCACGGCCTCATAAGTAACGGTAGTGGTGCCGATAGGGAAGGTAGCCCCCGGGCCGGGACCCTCGGTTTGGGTAAGGCTTGTTACCTCACAGTTATCAGTGGCACTGATGTCCCAGTCAACCTCAGGCTCACAGGTTTCGATGTTTCCTGGACAAGCAATAACAGGTGCTTCTTCGTCTGTTACAGTAACTACAAAGCTGCAAGAGGCCGTATTTCCGGAATTGTCGGTTACCGTCCATGTTACGGTAGTGCTTCCTACCGGGAAAGTGGCACCACTCTCAAAGCCTGAAGTAAGCGACAGTGTAAAGTCACAGTTGTCATCGCCAACAGGTGGTTCGTAGTTAACTACTGCACCACAAACGCCCTCGTCATTGGATAAGGTAATATCAGAGGGGCAGTCAGAAATGGTTGGGTCTATTTCATCAATGATGGTGATGGTAAAGCTACAGGTTGCGGTGTTGCCTGAGGCATCCACGGCTTCGTAGGTAATGGTGTGCACCCCGATATCGAAGGTGCTTCCTGAAGGCTCACCTTCAATCAAGTTGATTTCAACCACTTCGCAGTTGTCTGTTGCCGTGGGCAGGTCGTAGTTAACTTCAAACTCGCATTCGTCTTCGGTAGCGGTTATGGTAATGTTCTCGGGACAAGTTATCACCGGATCTTCTTCGTCAACTACAGTGATTACAAAACTGCAGGTAGCAGTATTGCCCAGGGTATTTATGGCGGTATAGGTGATGGTTGTGGTACCGAGCGGGAAGAATGCTCCGGGTTCCAGACCTGCATTCAGCTCGAGTGTTACATCGCCTCCACAGGCATCTTCAGCCACGGGTAGCGGGTAGTCCACAAAGGCGCCACAAGTGTCAGCATCATTGGAGACAACGATGTCGCCGGGGCAAGTGATGGATGGGTCACTTTCGCCAATGACTGTTACGGTAAACTCACAGATAGTAACGTTTCCACTCTCATCAGTTACTTGATAAACGATGGTGGTAACTCCCACAACAAATTCGCTTCCAGAGGCTGGTCCTGAAATCAGTTCAATGGTTAAATTGTCGTCGCAGTTGTCTGTTGCTGTGGGTTCAGGGTAGTTTACAATTGCTGTGCAGTCTTCGTTATTAGCGTCCACAACAATATCATTGGGGCATTCAACCACCGGGGCAATGGTATCCAGTACGGTGATGGTGAAGCTACACTCAGCGGTGTTTCCGCTCAGATCTGTAACCGTCCACGTTTCGGTATTGGTTCCCACCGGGAAGAAACCTCCGGGGCCCACTCCGCTAGTCAGTGTTGTTACTGCTCCGGGGCAATTGTCCTCACCCACAGGCGCTTCGTAATCAACGTTGGTTCCA
This region includes:
- a CDS encoding type IX secretion system membrane protein PorP/SprF — encoded protein: MKRYLSSLALVFIASVAYSQQLPQYSQYMHNMYVVNPAAAGMNDYLDINLSTRQQWVGIDDAPKTYYLSATGVLGKQDKDTGPSLSIPISRPDLYAAPAETGKRKLKHALGGIAMVDEYGPFQRTFINLGYALHIPVGKKYNFSLGASLGWTGMQFDLNRITLQDANDDTFNRFVGQGEQANMFDLNLGAMFYSDRFFIGYGLYQLMRNQIAFGGNELSDARLADHHYVVAGYRLGLGENFGLTPSTMLRYQGPAPLSFDVNMRLDYQQKFWLGVGYRHEDAVVAMLGITIADLVRVGYSYDYTLSGLNTFSSGSHEIVLGLMLFKN